In the genome of Lacerta agilis isolate rLacAgi1 chromosome 2, rLacAgi1.pri, whole genome shotgun sequence, one region contains:
- the MAP2K4 gene encoding dual specificity mitogen-activated protein kinase kinase 4 isoform X2, producing MAAPGPGSGSGGGGSQAAHTTVSSMQGFQINFCEKAQSKRRALKLNFANPPFKSTARFTLNPGVPFQNPHIDTQATMGSNHIAPFTFKRREAEMIVKLSSRLQERLRTHSIESSGKLKISPEQHWDFTAEDLKDLGEIGRGAYGSVNKMVHKPSGQIMAVKRIRSTVDEKEQKQLLMDLDVVMRSSDCPYIVQFYGALFREGDCWICMELMSTSFDKFYKYVYSVLDDVIPEEILGKITLATVKALNHLKENLKIIHRDIKPSNILLDRNGNIKLCDFGISGQLVDSIAKTRDAGCRPYMAPERIDPSASRQGYDVRSDVWSLGITLYELATGRFPYPKWNSVFDQLTQVVKGDPPQLSNSEEREFSQSFINFVNLCLTKDESKRPKYKELLKHPFILMYEERTVDVACYVCKILDQMPTTPSSPMYVD from the exons GTAAGCGCAGAGCACTGAAGTTGAATTTTGCAAACCCACCTTTCAAATCCACAGCGCGATTTACTTTGAACCCTGGAGTTCCTTTTCAGAATCCACACAT TGATACACAAGCAACAATGGGTAGTAATCACATTGCCCCGTTCACTTTCAAAAGGAGAGAAGCGGAGATGATCGTGAAACTGTCCAGCAGGCTACA agagAGACTGAGAACACACAGCATTGAATCATCAGGAAAATTGAAGATTTCCCCTGAACAACATTGGGATTTTACTGCAGAGGACTTGAAAGATCTTGGAGAAATTGGACGAGGCGCTTATGGTTCTGTCAACAAAATGGTCCACAAACCAAGTGGGCAAATTATGGCTGTTAAA AGAATTCGTTCAACAGTGGATGAAAAGGAACAGAAACAGCTTTTAATGGATTTGGATGTAGTTATGCGAAGTAGTGATTGCCCATATATTGTTCAGTTTTATGGCGCACTCTTCAGAGAG ggtGACTGTTGGATCTGTATGGAGCTCATGTCTACCTCGTTTGATAAATTTTACAAATATGTATATAGTGTATTAGATGACGTTATTCCAGAAGAAATTCTAGGCAAAATCACTTTAGCT ACTGTGAAAGCACTAAACCACTTAAAAGAAAACTTGAAAATCATTCACAGAG ATATTAAACCTTCCAATATTCTTCTGGACAGAAACGGAAATATTAAACTCTGTGATTTCGGCATTAGTGGACAACTTGTAGACTCCATTGCCAAAACCAGAGATGCTGGCTGCCGGCCCTACATGGCA CCAGAGAGGATAGACCCCAGTGCATCCAGGCAAGGATATGATGTCCGCTCTGATGTCTGGAGCTTAGGGATTACATTG TATGAATTGGCCACAGGACGGTTCCCCTATCCCAAATGGAATAGTGTATTTGATCAACTGACACAAGTAGTCAAGGGAGACCCACCACAGCTGAGTAACTCAGAGGAACGGGAGTTCTCCCAAAGTTTTATCAACTTTGTCAACTTGTG CCTTACAAAGGACGAGTCCAAAAGGCCAAAGTATAAGGAGCTTCTG AAACATCCCTTCATCCTAATGTATGAGGAGCGAACAGTGGACGTTGCGTGCTATGTTTGTAAAATCCTGGATCAAATGCCAACGACTCCGAGCTCTCCAATGTATGTCGATTGA
- the MAP2K4 gene encoding dual specificity mitogen-activated protein kinase kinase 4 isoform X9, translating into MAAPGPGSGSGGGGSQAAHTTVSSMQGKRRALKLNFANPPFKSTARFTLNPGVPFQNPHIERLRTHSIESSGKLKISPEQHWDFTAEDLKDLGEIGRGAYGSVNKMVHKPSGQIMAVKRIRSTVDEKEQKQLLMDLDVVMRSSDCPYIVQFYGALFREGDCWICMELMSTSFDKFYKYVYSVLDDVIPEEILGKITLATVKALNHLKENLKIIHRDIKPSNILLDRNGNIKLCDFGISGQLVDSIAKTRDAGCRPYMAPERIDPSASRQGYDVRSDVWSLGITLYELATGRFPYPKWNSVFDQLTQVVKGDPPQLSNSEEREFSQSFINFVNLCLTKDESKRPKYKELLKHPFILMYEERTVDVACYVCKILDQMPTTPSSPMYVD; encoded by the exons GTAAGCGCAGAGCACTGAAGTTGAATTTTGCAAACCCACCTTTCAAATCCACAGCGCGATTTACTTTGAACCCTGGAGTTCCTTTTCAGAATCCACACAT agagAGACTGAGAACACACAGCATTGAATCATCAGGAAAATTGAAGATTTCCCCTGAACAACATTGGGATTTTACTGCAGAGGACTTGAAAGATCTTGGAGAAATTGGACGAGGCGCTTATGGTTCTGTCAACAAAATGGTCCACAAACCAAGTGGGCAAATTATGGCTGTTAAA AGAATTCGTTCAACAGTGGATGAAAAGGAACAGAAACAGCTTTTAATGGATTTGGATGTAGTTATGCGAAGTAGTGATTGCCCATATATTGTTCAGTTTTATGGCGCACTCTTCAGAGAG ggtGACTGTTGGATCTGTATGGAGCTCATGTCTACCTCGTTTGATAAATTTTACAAATATGTATATAGTGTATTAGATGACGTTATTCCAGAAGAAATTCTAGGCAAAATCACTTTAGCT ACTGTGAAAGCACTAAACCACTTAAAAGAAAACTTGAAAATCATTCACAGAG ATATTAAACCTTCCAATATTCTTCTGGACAGAAACGGAAATATTAAACTCTGTGATTTCGGCATTAGTGGACAACTTGTAGACTCCATTGCCAAAACCAGAGATGCTGGCTGCCGGCCCTACATGGCA CCAGAGAGGATAGACCCCAGTGCATCCAGGCAAGGATATGATGTCCGCTCTGATGTCTGGAGCTTAGGGATTACATTG TATGAATTGGCCACAGGACGGTTCCCCTATCCCAAATGGAATAGTGTATTTGATCAACTGACACAAGTAGTCAAGGGAGACCCACCACAGCTGAGTAACTCAGAGGAACGGGAGTTCTCCCAAAGTTTTATCAACTTTGTCAACTTGTG CCTTACAAAGGACGAGTCCAAAAGGCCAAAGTATAAGGAGCTTCTG AAACATCCCTTCATCCTAATGTATGAGGAGCGAACAGTGGACGTTGCGTGCTATGTTTGTAAAATCCTGGATCAAATGCCAACGACTCCGAGCTCTCCAATGTATGTCGATTGA
- the MAP2K4 gene encoding dual specificity mitogen-activated protein kinase kinase 4 isoform X1, with the protein MAAPGPGSGSGGGGSQAAHTTVSSMQGFQINFCEKAQNCCCEEIGGKRRALKLNFANPPFKSTARFTLNPGVPFQNPHIDTQATMGSNHIAPFTFKRREAEMIVKLSSRLQERLRTHSIESSGKLKISPEQHWDFTAEDLKDLGEIGRGAYGSVNKMVHKPSGQIMAVKRIRSTVDEKEQKQLLMDLDVVMRSSDCPYIVQFYGALFREGDCWICMELMSTSFDKFYKYVYSVLDDVIPEEILGKITLATVKALNHLKENLKIIHRDIKPSNILLDRNGNIKLCDFGISGQLVDSIAKTRDAGCRPYMAPERIDPSASRQGYDVRSDVWSLGITLYELATGRFPYPKWNSVFDQLTQVVKGDPPQLSNSEEREFSQSFINFVNLCLTKDESKRPKYKELLKHPFILMYEERTVDVACYVCKILDQMPTTPSSPMYVD; encoded by the exons ACTGTTGCTGTGAGGAGATAGGAG GTAAGCGCAGAGCACTGAAGTTGAATTTTGCAAACCCACCTTTCAAATCCACAGCGCGATTTACTTTGAACCCTGGAGTTCCTTTTCAGAATCCACACAT TGATACACAAGCAACAATGGGTAGTAATCACATTGCCCCGTTCACTTTCAAAAGGAGAGAAGCGGAGATGATCGTGAAACTGTCCAGCAGGCTACA agagAGACTGAGAACACACAGCATTGAATCATCAGGAAAATTGAAGATTTCCCCTGAACAACATTGGGATTTTACTGCAGAGGACTTGAAAGATCTTGGAGAAATTGGACGAGGCGCTTATGGTTCTGTCAACAAAATGGTCCACAAACCAAGTGGGCAAATTATGGCTGTTAAA AGAATTCGTTCAACAGTGGATGAAAAGGAACAGAAACAGCTTTTAATGGATTTGGATGTAGTTATGCGAAGTAGTGATTGCCCATATATTGTTCAGTTTTATGGCGCACTCTTCAGAGAG ggtGACTGTTGGATCTGTATGGAGCTCATGTCTACCTCGTTTGATAAATTTTACAAATATGTATATAGTGTATTAGATGACGTTATTCCAGAAGAAATTCTAGGCAAAATCACTTTAGCT ACTGTGAAAGCACTAAACCACTTAAAAGAAAACTTGAAAATCATTCACAGAG ATATTAAACCTTCCAATATTCTTCTGGACAGAAACGGAAATATTAAACTCTGTGATTTCGGCATTAGTGGACAACTTGTAGACTCCATTGCCAAAACCAGAGATGCTGGCTGCCGGCCCTACATGGCA CCAGAGAGGATAGACCCCAGTGCATCCAGGCAAGGATATGATGTCCGCTCTGATGTCTGGAGCTTAGGGATTACATTG TATGAATTGGCCACAGGACGGTTCCCCTATCCCAAATGGAATAGTGTATTTGATCAACTGACACAAGTAGTCAAGGGAGACCCACCACAGCTGAGTAACTCAGAGGAACGGGAGTTCTCCCAAAGTTTTATCAACTTTGTCAACTTGTG CCTTACAAAGGACGAGTCCAAAAGGCCAAAGTATAAGGAGCTTCTG AAACATCCCTTCATCCTAATGTATGAGGAGCGAACAGTGGACGTTGCGTGCTATGTTTGTAAAATCCTGGATCAAATGCCAACGACTCCGAGCTCTCCAATGTATGTCGATTGA
- the MAP2K4 gene encoding dual specificity mitogen-activated protein kinase kinase 4 isoform X5 — translation MRAIKNEDCCCEEIGGKRRALKLNFANPPFKSTARFTLNPGVPFQNPHIDTQATMGSNHIAPFTFKRREAEMIVKLSSRLQERLRTHSIESSGKLKISPEQHWDFTAEDLKDLGEIGRGAYGSVNKMVHKPSGQIMAVKRIRSTVDEKEQKQLLMDLDVVMRSSDCPYIVQFYGALFREGDCWICMELMSTSFDKFYKYVYSVLDDVIPEEILGKITLATVKALNHLKENLKIIHRDIKPSNILLDRNGNIKLCDFGISGQLVDSIAKTRDAGCRPYMAPERIDPSASRQGYDVRSDVWSLGITLYELATGRFPYPKWNSVFDQLTQVVKGDPPQLSNSEEREFSQSFINFVNLCLTKDESKRPKYKELLKHPFILMYEERTVDVACYVCKILDQMPTTPSSPMYVD, via the exons ACTGTTGCTGTGAGGAGATAGGAG GTAAGCGCAGAGCACTGAAGTTGAATTTTGCAAACCCACCTTTCAAATCCACAGCGCGATTTACTTTGAACCCTGGAGTTCCTTTTCAGAATCCACACAT TGATACACAAGCAACAATGGGTAGTAATCACATTGCCCCGTTCACTTTCAAAAGGAGAGAAGCGGAGATGATCGTGAAACTGTCCAGCAGGCTACA agagAGACTGAGAACACACAGCATTGAATCATCAGGAAAATTGAAGATTTCCCCTGAACAACATTGGGATTTTACTGCAGAGGACTTGAAAGATCTTGGAGAAATTGGACGAGGCGCTTATGGTTCTGTCAACAAAATGGTCCACAAACCAAGTGGGCAAATTATGGCTGTTAAA AGAATTCGTTCAACAGTGGATGAAAAGGAACAGAAACAGCTTTTAATGGATTTGGATGTAGTTATGCGAAGTAGTGATTGCCCATATATTGTTCAGTTTTATGGCGCACTCTTCAGAGAG ggtGACTGTTGGATCTGTATGGAGCTCATGTCTACCTCGTTTGATAAATTTTACAAATATGTATATAGTGTATTAGATGACGTTATTCCAGAAGAAATTCTAGGCAAAATCACTTTAGCT ACTGTGAAAGCACTAAACCACTTAAAAGAAAACTTGAAAATCATTCACAGAG ATATTAAACCTTCCAATATTCTTCTGGACAGAAACGGAAATATTAAACTCTGTGATTTCGGCATTAGTGGACAACTTGTAGACTCCATTGCCAAAACCAGAGATGCTGGCTGCCGGCCCTACATGGCA CCAGAGAGGATAGACCCCAGTGCATCCAGGCAAGGATATGATGTCCGCTCTGATGTCTGGAGCTTAGGGATTACATTG TATGAATTGGCCACAGGACGGTTCCCCTATCCCAAATGGAATAGTGTATTTGATCAACTGACACAAGTAGTCAAGGGAGACCCACCACAGCTGAGTAACTCAGAGGAACGGGAGTTCTCCCAAAGTTTTATCAACTTTGTCAACTTGTG CCTTACAAAGGACGAGTCCAAAAGGCCAAAGTATAAGGAGCTTCTG AAACATCCCTTCATCCTAATGTATGAGGAGCGAACAGTGGACGTTGCGTGCTATGTTTGTAAAATCCTGGATCAAATGCCAACGACTCCGAGCTCTCCAATGTATGTCGATTGA
- the MAP2K4 gene encoding dual specificity mitogen-activated protein kinase kinase 4 isoform X7, with protein sequence MAAPGPGSGSGGGGSQAAHTTVSSMQGFQINFCEKAQSKRRALKLNFANPPFKSTARFTLNPGVPFQNPHIERLRTHSIESSGKLKISPEQHWDFTAEDLKDLGEIGRGAYGSVNKMVHKPSGQIMAVKRIRSTVDEKEQKQLLMDLDVVMRSSDCPYIVQFYGALFREGDCWICMELMSTSFDKFYKYVYSVLDDVIPEEILGKITLATVKALNHLKENLKIIHRDIKPSNILLDRNGNIKLCDFGISGQLVDSIAKTRDAGCRPYMAPERIDPSASRQGYDVRSDVWSLGITLYELATGRFPYPKWNSVFDQLTQVVKGDPPQLSNSEEREFSQSFINFVNLCLTKDESKRPKYKELLKHPFILMYEERTVDVACYVCKILDQMPTTPSSPMYVD encoded by the exons GTAAGCGCAGAGCACTGAAGTTGAATTTTGCAAACCCACCTTTCAAATCCACAGCGCGATTTACTTTGAACCCTGGAGTTCCTTTTCAGAATCCACACAT agagAGACTGAGAACACACAGCATTGAATCATCAGGAAAATTGAAGATTTCCCCTGAACAACATTGGGATTTTACTGCAGAGGACTTGAAAGATCTTGGAGAAATTGGACGAGGCGCTTATGGTTCTGTCAACAAAATGGTCCACAAACCAAGTGGGCAAATTATGGCTGTTAAA AGAATTCGTTCAACAGTGGATGAAAAGGAACAGAAACAGCTTTTAATGGATTTGGATGTAGTTATGCGAAGTAGTGATTGCCCATATATTGTTCAGTTTTATGGCGCACTCTTCAGAGAG ggtGACTGTTGGATCTGTATGGAGCTCATGTCTACCTCGTTTGATAAATTTTACAAATATGTATATAGTGTATTAGATGACGTTATTCCAGAAGAAATTCTAGGCAAAATCACTTTAGCT ACTGTGAAAGCACTAAACCACTTAAAAGAAAACTTGAAAATCATTCACAGAG ATATTAAACCTTCCAATATTCTTCTGGACAGAAACGGAAATATTAAACTCTGTGATTTCGGCATTAGTGGACAACTTGTAGACTCCATTGCCAAAACCAGAGATGCTGGCTGCCGGCCCTACATGGCA CCAGAGAGGATAGACCCCAGTGCATCCAGGCAAGGATATGATGTCCGCTCTGATGTCTGGAGCTTAGGGATTACATTG TATGAATTGGCCACAGGACGGTTCCCCTATCCCAAATGGAATAGTGTATTTGATCAACTGACACAAGTAGTCAAGGGAGACCCACCACAGCTGAGTAACTCAGAGGAACGGGAGTTCTCCCAAAGTTTTATCAACTTTGTCAACTTGTG CCTTACAAAGGACGAGTCCAAAAGGCCAAAGTATAAGGAGCTTCTG AAACATCCCTTCATCCTAATGTATGAGGAGCGAACAGTGGACGTTGCGTGCTATGTTTGTAAAATCCTGGATCAAATGCCAACGACTCCGAGCTCTCCAATGTATGTCGATTGA
- the MAP2K4 gene encoding dual specificity mitogen-activated protein kinase kinase 4 isoform X8, translated as MAAPGPGSGSGGGGSQAAHTTVSSMQDCCCEEIGGKRRALKLNFANPPFKSTARFTLNPGVPFQNPHIERLRTHSIESSGKLKISPEQHWDFTAEDLKDLGEIGRGAYGSVNKMVHKPSGQIMAVKRIRSTVDEKEQKQLLMDLDVVMRSSDCPYIVQFYGALFREGDCWICMELMSTSFDKFYKYVYSVLDDVIPEEILGKITLATVKALNHLKENLKIIHRDIKPSNILLDRNGNIKLCDFGISGQLVDSIAKTRDAGCRPYMAPERIDPSASRQGYDVRSDVWSLGITLYELATGRFPYPKWNSVFDQLTQVVKGDPPQLSNSEEREFSQSFINFVNLCLTKDESKRPKYKELLKHPFILMYEERTVDVACYVCKILDQMPTTPSSPMYVD; from the exons ACTGTTGCTGTGAGGAGATAGGAG GTAAGCGCAGAGCACTGAAGTTGAATTTTGCAAACCCACCTTTCAAATCCACAGCGCGATTTACTTTGAACCCTGGAGTTCCTTTTCAGAATCCACACAT agagAGACTGAGAACACACAGCATTGAATCATCAGGAAAATTGAAGATTTCCCCTGAACAACATTGGGATTTTACTGCAGAGGACTTGAAAGATCTTGGAGAAATTGGACGAGGCGCTTATGGTTCTGTCAACAAAATGGTCCACAAACCAAGTGGGCAAATTATGGCTGTTAAA AGAATTCGTTCAACAGTGGATGAAAAGGAACAGAAACAGCTTTTAATGGATTTGGATGTAGTTATGCGAAGTAGTGATTGCCCATATATTGTTCAGTTTTATGGCGCACTCTTCAGAGAG ggtGACTGTTGGATCTGTATGGAGCTCATGTCTACCTCGTTTGATAAATTTTACAAATATGTATATAGTGTATTAGATGACGTTATTCCAGAAGAAATTCTAGGCAAAATCACTTTAGCT ACTGTGAAAGCACTAAACCACTTAAAAGAAAACTTGAAAATCATTCACAGAG ATATTAAACCTTCCAATATTCTTCTGGACAGAAACGGAAATATTAAACTCTGTGATTTCGGCATTAGTGGACAACTTGTAGACTCCATTGCCAAAACCAGAGATGCTGGCTGCCGGCCCTACATGGCA CCAGAGAGGATAGACCCCAGTGCATCCAGGCAAGGATATGATGTCCGCTCTGATGTCTGGAGCTTAGGGATTACATTG TATGAATTGGCCACAGGACGGTTCCCCTATCCCAAATGGAATAGTGTATTTGATCAACTGACACAAGTAGTCAAGGGAGACCCACCACAGCTGAGTAACTCAGAGGAACGGGAGTTCTCCCAAAGTTTTATCAACTTTGTCAACTTGTG CCTTACAAAGGACGAGTCCAAAAGGCCAAAGTATAAGGAGCTTCTG AAACATCCCTTCATCCTAATGTATGAGGAGCGAACAGTGGACGTTGCGTGCTATGTTTGTAAAATCCTGGATCAAATGCCAACGACTCCGAGCTCTCCAATGTATGTCGATTGA
- the MAP2K4 gene encoding dual specificity mitogen-activated protein kinase kinase 4 isoform X3, translating into MAAPGPGSGSGGGGSQAAHTTVSSMQDCCCEEIGGKRRALKLNFANPPFKSTARFTLNPGVPFQNPHIDTQATMGSNHIAPFTFKRREAEMIVKLSSRLQERLRTHSIESSGKLKISPEQHWDFTAEDLKDLGEIGRGAYGSVNKMVHKPSGQIMAVKRIRSTVDEKEQKQLLMDLDVVMRSSDCPYIVQFYGALFREGDCWICMELMSTSFDKFYKYVYSVLDDVIPEEILGKITLATVKALNHLKENLKIIHRDIKPSNILLDRNGNIKLCDFGISGQLVDSIAKTRDAGCRPYMAPERIDPSASRQGYDVRSDVWSLGITLYELATGRFPYPKWNSVFDQLTQVVKGDPPQLSNSEEREFSQSFINFVNLCLTKDESKRPKYKELLKHPFILMYEERTVDVACYVCKILDQMPTTPSSPMYVD; encoded by the exons ACTGTTGCTGTGAGGAGATAGGAG GTAAGCGCAGAGCACTGAAGTTGAATTTTGCAAACCCACCTTTCAAATCCACAGCGCGATTTACTTTGAACCCTGGAGTTCCTTTTCAGAATCCACACAT TGATACACAAGCAACAATGGGTAGTAATCACATTGCCCCGTTCACTTTCAAAAGGAGAGAAGCGGAGATGATCGTGAAACTGTCCAGCAGGCTACA agagAGACTGAGAACACACAGCATTGAATCATCAGGAAAATTGAAGATTTCCCCTGAACAACATTGGGATTTTACTGCAGAGGACTTGAAAGATCTTGGAGAAATTGGACGAGGCGCTTATGGTTCTGTCAACAAAATGGTCCACAAACCAAGTGGGCAAATTATGGCTGTTAAA AGAATTCGTTCAACAGTGGATGAAAAGGAACAGAAACAGCTTTTAATGGATTTGGATGTAGTTATGCGAAGTAGTGATTGCCCATATATTGTTCAGTTTTATGGCGCACTCTTCAGAGAG ggtGACTGTTGGATCTGTATGGAGCTCATGTCTACCTCGTTTGATAAATTTTACAAATATGTATATAGTGTATTAGATGACGTTATTCCAGAAGAAATTCTAGGCAAAATCACTTTAGCT ACTGTGAAAGCACTAAACCACTTAAAAGAAAACTTGAAAATCATTCACAGAG ATATTAAACCTTCCAATATTCTTCTGGACAGAAACGGAAATATTAAACTCTGTGATTTCGGCATTAGTGGACAACTTGTAGACTCCATTGCCAAAACCAGAGATGCTGGCTGCCGGCCCTACATGGCA CCAGAGAGGATAGACCCCAGTGCATCCAGGCAAGGATATGATGTCCGCTCTGATGTCTGGAGCTTAGGGATTACATTG TATGAATTGGCCACAGGACGGTTCCCCTATCCCAAATGGAATAGTGTATTTGATCAACTGACACAAGTAGTCAAGGGAGACCCACCACAGCTGAGTAACTCAGAGGAACGGGAGTTCTCCCAAAGTTTTATCAACTTTGTCAACTTGTG CCTTACAAAGGACGAGTCCAAAAGGCCAAAGTATAAGGAGCTTCTG AAACATCCCTTCATCCTAATGTATGAGGAGCGAACAGTGGACGTTGCGTGCTATGTTTGTAAAATCCTGGATCAAATGCCAACGACTCCGAGCTCTCCAATGTATGTCGATTGA
- the MAP2K4 gene encoding dual specificity mitogen-activated protein kinase kinase 4 isoform X6, whose translation MAAPGPGSGSGGGGSQAAHTTVSSMQGFQINFCEKAQNCCCEEIGGKRRALKLNFANPPFKSTARFTLNPGVPFQNPHIERLRTHSIESSGKLKISPEQHWDFTAEDLKDLGEIGRGAYGSVNKMVHKPSGQIMAVKRIRSTVDEKEQKQLLMDLDVVMRSSDCPYIVQFYGALFREGDCWICMELMSTSFDKFYKYVYSVLDDVIPEEILGKITLATVKALNHLKENLKIIHRDIKPSNILLDRNGNIKLCDFGISGQLVDSIAKTRDAGCRPYMAPERIDPSASRQGYDVRSDVWSLGITLYELATGRFPYPKWNSVFDQLTQVVKGDPPQLSNSEEREFSQSFINFVNLCLTKDESKRPKYKELLKHPFILMYEERTVDVACYVCKILDQMPTTPSSPMYVD comes from the exons ACTGTTGCTGTGAGGAGATAGGAG GTAAGCGCAGAGCACTGAAGTTGAATTTTGCAAACCCACCTTTCAAATCCACAGCGCGATTTACTTTGAACCCTGGAGTTCCTTTTCAGAATCCACACAT agagAGACTGAGAACACACAGCATTGAATCATCAGGAAAATTGAAGATTTCCCCTGAACAACATTGGGATTTTACTGCAGAGGACTTGAAAGATCTTGGAGAAATTGGACGAGGCGCTTATGGTTCTGTCAACAAAATGGTCCACAAACCAAGTGGGCAAATTATGGCTGTTAAA AGAATTCGTTCAACAGTGGATGAAAAGGAACAGAAACAGCTTTTAATGGATTTGGATGTAGTTATGCGAAGTAGTGATTGCCCATATATTGTTCAGTTTTATGGCGCACTCTTCAGAGAG ggtGACTGTTGGATCTGTATGGAGCTCATGTCTACCTCGTTTGATAAATTTTACAAATATGTATATAGTGTATTAGATGACGTTATTCCAGAAGAAATTCTAGGCAAAATCACTTTAGCT ACTGTGAAAGCACTAAACCACTTAAAAGAAAACTTGAAAATCATTCACAGAG ATATTAAACCTTCCAATATTCTTCTGGACAGAAACGGAAATATTAAACTCTGTGATTTCGGCATTAGTGGACAACTTGTAGACTCCATTGCCAAAACCAGAGATGCTGGCTGCCGGCCCTACATGGCA CCAGAGAGGATAGACCCCAGTGCATCCAGGCAAGGATATGATGTCCGCTCTGATGTCTGGAGCTTAGGGATTACATTG TATGAATTGGCCACAGGACGGTTCCCCTATCCCAAATGGAATAGTGTATTTGATCAACTGACACAAGTAGTCAAGGGAGACCCACCACAGCTGAGTAACTCAGAGGAACGGGAGTTCTCCCAAAGTTTTATCAACTTTGTCAACTTGTG CCTTACAAAGGACGAGTCCAAAAGGCCAAAGTATAAGGAGCTTCTG AAACATCCCTTCATCCTAATGTATGAGGAGCGAACAGTGGACGTTGCGTGCTATGTTTGTAAAATCCTGGATCAAATGCCAACGACTCCGAGCTCTCCAATGTATGTCGATTGA